In Sphaeramia orbicularis chromosome 10, fSphaOr1.1, whole genome shotgun sequence, the following proteins share a genomic window:
- the LOC115426577 gene encoding uncharacterized protein LOC115426577, translated as MLTIFCIVLVFTLGWCTEYRNVVTKTAHVGEDVTLTCTHQSSLSSSGLLVWVRVVAGNFPEVLGATFTFYSASVTTLPRITTKKEPGTFVLSIKRTTRTDTALYYCEQHADLNTIFLQTTFLYVKEPESHITAIIQDPVSDPLHPGDSKTLQCSVFYNFEKKTCPGDPSVYWFRTGSDTSHPTIFYTHGNRSEECEMRSETHSLKNCTYGLNKIISSSDSGTYYCAVAACGDIFLGNGAKVHVKETRTLACVTRMFNSVCLSSVIILAISLIVIAFLIYAVKDQTSSQQKNTAIRNIKRGDAWVYSAVVFTTITDRDVMKNGKAAERQRIYAAVKAFGLD; from the exons ATGCTGACCATATTTTGCATAGTTCTTGTGTTCACTCTTGGGT ggtGCACAGAATATCGAAATGTTGTGACAAAGACCGCTCATGTTGGAGAGGATGTGACTCTAACTTGTACCCACCAGTCTTCACTGTCCAGCTCAGGACTCTTGGTTTGGGTCAGGGTTGTTGCTGGAAACTTTCCTGAAGTTTTAGGAGCGACTTTTACCTTTTATTCTGCCTCAGTTACTACATTGCCGCGCATAACAACTAAAAAGGAACCTGGAACATTTGTCCTCAGTATTAAAAGAACAACTCGTACAGATACTGCTCTGTACTACTGCGAACAACATGCAGACCTGAACACAATATTTTTGCAAACTACCTTCTTATACGTCAAAG AACCAGAATCACATATCACTGCCATCATTCAAGACCCTGTATCTGATCCACTTCATCCAGGAGACTCTAAAACACTCCAGTGTTCAGTTTTCTACAACTTTGAGAAGAAAACATGTCCAGGAGATCCCAGTGTGTACTGGTTCAGAACTGGATCAGATACATCTCATCCCACTATCTTTTACACTCATGGAAACCGCAGTGAAGAATGTGAGATGAGATCTGAGACGCACTCTTTAAAGAACTGTACCTACGGCTTGAATAAGATCATCAGCTCCTCTGATTCTGGGACTTATTACTGTGCCGTGGCTGCATGTGGAGACATATTTTTAGGAAATGGAGCAAAAGTACATGTTAAAG AAACCAGGACTTTAGCCTGTGTCACACGGATGTTCAACTCAGTTTGTCTGTCGAGTGTCATCATCCTGGCTATAAGTCTGATTGTTATCGCCTTCCTCATTTACGCCGTCAAAGACCAAA CTTCTTCCCAGCAGAAAAATACTGCAATAAGAAATATAAAG AGAGGTGACGCATGGGTTTATTCTGCTGTCGTCTTCACCACGATAACAGACAGAGACGTAATGAAGAACGGAAAAGCAGCAGAGAGGCAGAGGATCTACGCTGCTGTCAAGGCTTTTGGATTAGATTAG
- the LOC115426575 gene encoding uncharacterized protein LOC115426575 has protein sequence MLTIFCIVLVFTLGWCTEYRNVVTKTVHVGEDVTLICPRQSSVSGYLFWVRVVAGNFPEALGATYTFDHALVNTTPRITTKQESGTFVLSIKRTTLTDTALYYCEQHLHLKTTFLQTTFLHVKEPESHITAIIQDPVSDPLHPGDSEILQYSVLYNLEKKTCPGDPSVYWFRTGSDKSHPTIFYTHGNRSEKCEMRSETHSLKNCTYGLNKSISSSDSGTYYCAVAACGDIFLGNGTKVHVKGGDMDSLAKCQEVHTALYLLSAALAVSLTVIAFLIYIMKKNKVTFALSTIHEATTGDQQIQGNEESLVYAAPKFIKSRNDKRMRKSESTTGEQSVYADVRVKAKNNCN, from the exons ATGCTGACCATATTTTGCATAGTTCTTGTGTTCACTCTTGGGT GGTGCACAGAATATCGAAATGTTGTGACAAAGACCGTTCATGTTGGAGAGGATGTGACTCTAATTTGTCCCCGCCAGTCTTCAGTTTCAGGATACTTGTTTTGGGTCAGGGTTGTTGCTGGAAACTTTCCTGAAGCTTTAGGAGCAACTTACACCTTTGATCATGCCTTGGTTAATACAACGCCGCGCATAACAACTAAACAAGAATCTGGAACATTTGTCCTTAGTATTAAAAGAACAACTCTTACAGACACTGCTCTGTACTACTGCGAACAACATTTACACCTGAAAACAACATTTTTGCAAACTACCTTCTTACACGTCAaag AACCAGAATCACATATCACTGCCATCATTCAAGACCCTGTATCTGATCCACTTCATCCAGGAGACTCTGAAATACTCCAGTATTCAGTTTTATACAACCTTGAGAAGAAAACATGCCCAGGAGATCCCAGTGTATACTGGTTCAGAACTGGATCAGATAAATCTCATCCCACTATCTTTTACACTCATGGAAATCGCAGTGAAAAATGTGAGATGAGATCTGAGACGCACTCTTTAAAGAACTGTACCTACGGCTTGAATAAGAGCATCAGCTCCTCTGATTCTGGGACTTATTACTGTGCCGTGGCTGCATGTGGAGACATATTTTTAGGAAATGGAACAAAAGTACACGTTAAAG GAGGTGACATGGACTCACTTGCGAAGTGTCAGGAAGTCCACACAGCTCTATATTTGTTGAGTGCTGCGTTAGCTGTGAGTCTGACTGTAATAGCCTTCCTTATTTACATCATGAAGAAAAACAAAG TCACGTTTGCCCTGTCAACAATCCATGAAGCTACCACCGGTGATCAACAAATTCAG gGAAATGAAGAGTCATTGGTTTATGCTGCACCAAAGTTTATCAAGAGTCGAAATGACAAGCGCATGAGGAAAAGTGAAAGTACGACTGGAGAACAAAGTGTCTATGCTGACGTCAGGGTAAAGGCTAAGAACAACTGCAACTAG
- the LOC115426574 gene encoding uncharacterized protein LOC115426574: protein MLTIFCIVLVFTLGWCTEYRNVVTKTVHVGEDVTLICPRQSSVSGYLFWVRVVAGNFPEALGATYTLDSVSVNTTPRITTKPETGTFVLSIKRTTLTDTALYYCEQHLHLKTTFLQTTFLYVKEPESHITAIIQDPVSDPLHPGDSEILQCSVLYNLKKKTCPGDPSVYWFRTGSDKSHPTIFYTHGNRSEKCEMRSETHSLKNCTYGLNKSISSSDSGTYYCAVAACGDIFLGNGTKVHVKGGDMDSLAKCHEVHTALYLLSAALAVSLTVIAFLIYIMKKNKVTFALSTIHEASTGDQQIQGNEESLVYAAPKFIKSRNDKRMRKSESTTGDQSVYADVRVKAKNNCN, encoded by the exons ATGCTGACCATATTTTGCATAGTTCTTGTGTTCACTCTTGGGT ggtGCACAGAATATCGAAATGTTGTGACAAAGACCGTTCATGTTGGAGAGGATGTGACTCTAATTTGTCCCCGCCAGTCTTCAGTTTCAGGATACTTGTTTTGGGTCAGGGTTGTTGCTGGAAACTTTCCTGAAGCTTTAGGAGCGACTTATACCCTTGATTCTGTCTCAGTTAATACAACGCCGCGCATAACAACTAAACCAGAAACTGGAACATTCGTCCTCAGTATTAAAAGAACAACTCTCACAGACACTGCTCTGTACTACTGCGAACAACATTTACACCTGAAAACAACATTTTTGCAAACTACCTTCTTATACGTCAaag AACCAGAATCACATATCACTGCCATCATTCAAGACCCTGTATCTGATCCACTTCATCCAGGAGACTCTGAAATACTCCAGTGTTCAGTTTTATACAACCTCAAGAAGAAAACATGCCCAGGAGATCCCAGTGTATACTGGTTCAGAACTGGATCAGATAAATCTCATCCCACTATCTTTTACACTCATGGAAATCGCAGTGAAAAATGTGAGATGAGATCTGAGACGCACTCTTTAAAGAACTGTACCTACGGCTTGAATAAGAGCATCAGCTCCTCTGATTCTGGGACTTATTACTGTGCTGTGGCTGCATGTGGAGACATATTTTTAGGAAATGGAACAAAAGTACACGTTAAAG GAGGTGACATGGACTCACTTGCGAAGTGTCATGAAGTCCACACAGCTCTATATTTGTTGAGTGCTGCGTTAGCTGTGAGTCTGACTGTAATAGCCTTCCTTATTTACATCATGAAGAAAAACAAAG TCACGTTTGCCCTGTCAACAATCCATGAAGCTTCCACCGGTGATCAACAAATTCAG GGAAATGAAGAGTCATTGGTTTATGCTGCACCAAAGTTTATCAAGAGTCGAAATGACAAGCGCATGAGGAAAAGTGAAAGTACGACTGGAGATCAAAGTGTCTATGCTGACGTCAGGGTAAAGGCTAAGAACAACTGCAACTAG
- the LOC115426573 gene encoding uncharacterized protein LOC115426573, translated as MLTIFCIVLVFTLGWCTEYRNVVTKTAHVGEDVTLTCTHQSSLSSSGLLVWVRVVAGNFPEVLGATFTFNSASVTTLPRITTKKEPGTFVLSIKRTTRTDTALYYCEQHADLNTTFLQTTFLYVKEPESHITAIIQDPVSDPLHPGDSKTLQCSVFYNFEKKTCPGDPSVYWFRTGSDKSHPTIFYSHGNRSEECEMRSETHSLKNCTYGLNKIISSSDSGTYYCAVAACGDIFLGNGTKVHVKGGDMDSLAKCQEVHTALYLLSAALAVSLTVIAFLIYIMKKNKVTFALSTNREATTGDQQIQGNEESLVYAAPMFVKSRGDKRMRKSESMAGDQSVYADVRVKAKNNCN; from the exons ATGCTGACCATATTTTGCATAGTTCTTGTGTTCACTCTTGGGT ggtGCACAGAATATCGAAATGTTGTGACAAAGACCGCTCATGTTGGAGAGGATGTGACTCTAACTTGTACCCACCAGTCTTCACTGTCCAGCTCAGGACTCTTGGTTTGGGTCAGGGTTGTTGCTGGAAACTTTCCTGAAGTTTTAGGAGCGACTTTTACCTTTAATTCTGCCTCAGTTACTACATTGCCGCGCATAACAACTAAAAAGGAACCTGGAACATTTGTCCTCAGTATTAAAAGAACAACTCGTACAGATACTGCTCTGTACTACTGCGAACAACATGCAGACCTGAACACAACATTTTTGCAAACTACCTTCTTATACGTCAAAG AACCAGAATCACATATCACTGCCATCATTCAAGACCCTGTATCTGATCCACTTCATCCAGGAGACTCTAAAACACTCCAGTGTTCAGTTTTCTACAACTTTGAGAAGAAAACATGTCCAGGAGATCCCAGTGTGTACTGGTTCAGAACTGGATCAGATAAATCTCATCCCACTATCTTTTACTCTCATGGAAACCGCAGTGAAGAATGTGAGATGAGATCTGAGACGCACTCTTTAAAGAACTGTACCTACGGCTTGAATAAGATCATCAGCTCCTCTGATTCTGGGACTTATTACTGTGCTGTGGCTGCATGTGGAGACATATTTTTAGGAAATGGAACAAAAGTACACGTTAAAG GAGGTGACATGGACTCACTTGCGAAGTGTCAGGAAGTCCACACAGCTCTATATTTGTTGAGTGCTGCGTTAGCTGTGAGTCTGACTGTAATAGCTTTCCTCATTTACATCATGAAGAAAAACAAAG TCACGTTTGCCCTGTCAACAAACCGTGAAGCTACCACCGGTGATCAACAAATTCAG GGAAATGAAGAGTCATTGGTTTATGCTGCACCAATGTTTGTCAAGAGTCGAGGTGACAAGCGCATGAGGAAAAGTGAAAGTATGGCTGGAGATCAAAGTGTCTATGCTGACGTCAGGGTAAAGGCTAAGAACAACTGCAACTAG